One genomic window of bacterium includes the following:
- a CDS encoding bifunctional riboflavin kinase/FAD synthetase, which translates to MPKPHPNVPNRQAQQQRRVNMQLYRTLSALPTSAQEGVVAIGNFDGMHQGHQAVVREAMSKAKALGCPAAVMSFYPHPRQYFAPHVPSLALQRLHERLEALAELGISHVYHVHFNRLFAELTAGAFVEQVLHGQLKARHVVTGDDFHYGKGREGNAARLQVDLERFSIGYSQAAAVSIRDARVSSSHIRRLLAEGDLSGAEAMLGRPFLMAGHVKQGDQRGRLLGFPTANLSLAAYTVPHHGVYVVTGKLAKEERWMRGVANIGVRPTFDGLSAPRLEAHFPGESGNWYGQRLQVRLHAFLRPEIRFDGMDALKTQIARDMDDAQRYWSQYP; encoded by the coding sequence ATGCCGAAACCGCATCCGAACGTCCCGAACAGGCAGGCGCAGCAGCAGCGGCGCGTTAATATGCAGCTCTATCGTACGTTATCGGCTTTGCCGACCTCGGCGCAGGAGGGGGTGGTGGCCATCGGCAATTTTGACGGCATGCATCAGGGGCATCAGGCCGTGGTGCGCGAGGCCATGAGCAAGGCGAAGGCATTAGGCTGCCCTGCCGCTGTCATGAGTTTTTACCCGCACCCGCGTCAATATTTCGCCCCGCATGTGCCCTCGCTTGCCCTGCAGCGGCTGCATGAACGACTGGAAGCTCTGGCAGAGTTGGGCATAAGCCATGTTTATCATGTGCATTTCAACCGGCTCTTTGCTGAGCTGACCGCCGGAGCATTTGTGGAACAGGTGCTGCATGGCCAATTGAAAGCCCGGCATGTGGTGACGGGTGATGATTTTCATTACGGCAAGGGGCGTGAGGGAAATGCCGCGCGCTTGCAGGTGGACCTGGAAAGGTTCAGCATCGGTTACAGCCAGGCGGCGGCGGTCAGCATCAGGGATGCGCGGGTGTCTTCCAGCCATATACGCAGGTTGCTGGCGGAGGGCGACCTGTCCGGGGCGGAAGCCATGCTCGGGCGCCCGTTCCTGATGGCGGGCCATGTGAAGCAGGGAGACCAGCGCGGCCGGCTGCTTGGGTTTCCTACGGCGAATTTATCTCTTGCCGCTTATACGGTTCCCCATCATGGCGTGTATGTTGTGACGGGTAAGCTGGCGAAGGAGGAGCGCTGGATGCGCGGGGTAGCCAATATCGGCGTGAGGCCGACATTCGATGGGTTGAGCGCGCCCAGACTGGAAGCGCATTTCCCCGGTGAAAGCGGAAACTGGTACGGCCAGCGCCTGCAGGTGCGGCTGCATGCATTTTTGCGGCCAGAAATAAGGTTTGATGGTATGGATGCACTGAAAACGCAAATCGCCCGTGATATGGACGATGCGCAACGATACTGGAGTCAATACCCATGA
- the lspA gene encoding signal peptidase II, with amino-acid sequence MKWANSQQGLLPLGLAVALLAGVMDQVSKHWLLYGKGLINGRAYEVLPFFNLVMVWNHGVSFGLFASGSDNTRNTLLIVASLIVIVLTWALFRTRVRFLAVAMGLIIGGAIGNMIDRVRFGAVADFFDMHVNGYHWPAFNVADSCVCVGVALLLFDSLFLEPKRKQPVV; translated from the coding sequence ATGAAATGGGCCAACTCTCAACAAGGGCTGTTGCCGCTTGGGCTGGCCGTGGCGCTTCTGGCTGGTGTCATGGACCAGGTGAGCAAGCACTGGCTGCTCTATGGCAAAGGGCTGATAAACGGCCGGGCGTATGAGGTACTGCCGTTCTTTAATCTCGTGATGGTGTGGAACCACGGGGTCAGCTTCGGGTTGTTCGCCAGTGGTTCGGACAATACGCGCAATACCCTGTTGATTGTGGCATCCCTGATCGTCATTGTGCTGACCTGGGCGCTTTTCCGCACGCGGGTGCGGTTTCTGGCGGTTGCTATGGGGCTTATCATCGGCGGGGCCATTGGCAACATGATAGACCGGGTAAGGTTTGGCGCGGTGGCGGATTTTTTTGATATGCATGTAAACGGTTATCACTGGCCTGCCTTTAATGTGGCGGATAGCTGTGTGTGCGTGGGGGTGGCCCTGCTTTTATTTGATAGTTTATTCCTAGAGCCGAAAAGAAAGCAACCGGTGGTGTAA
- a CDS encoding DUF3035 domain-containing protein, with the protein MNKKTAFIICAVLPLVLTGCDDTKRALGFSKRAPDEFKVLTNPPLSMPEAYDLRAPRPGELGPTHEETVARAQKALTGTSGTASDGLSGDEEALLSKAGAAKSSDNIRLQLLKEQGKDEKTDSLWTKFKEGRLLVDNPNGEVKGDTIDPKKEASKHPETSPDIEKRPEGYIDPENDPTKLAPPEDSKNFGFGVFNKKPKKVDEGDKDE; encoded by the coding sequence ATGAATAAAAAAACAGCGTTCATTATATGTGCGGTCCTGCCGTTGGTGCTGACCGGGTGCGACGATACAAAGCGCGCGCTGGGGTTTTCCAAACGCGCGCCGGATGAGTTCAAGGTATTGACCAATCCGCCGCTTTCCATGCCGGAGGCCTATGATCTCAGGGCACCACGCCCCGGTGAGCTGGGGCCCACGCATGAGGAAACGGTGGCGCGGGCGCAAAAGGCGCTGACTGGAACCAGTGGTACGGCGTCCGATGGTCTGTCCGGCGATGAAGAGGCCTTGTTGAGCAAGGCGGGTGCCGCGAAGAGCTCGGATAATATTCGCCTGCAGCTGCTGAAGGAGCAAGGGAAAGACGAAAAAACCGATTCCCTCTGGACCAAGTTCAAGGAAGGCCGCCTGCTGGTGGACAACCCGAACGGGGAAGTGAAGGGCGATACGATCGACCCGAAAAAGGAAGCGTCCAAACATCCTGAAACCAGCCCTGATATTGAAAAGCGGCCGGAAGGGTATATCGACCCCGAGAATGACCCGACGAAACTGGCGCCGCCGGAAGACAGCAAGAATTTCGGTTTTGGTGTTTTCAACAAGAAGCCCAAAAAAGTCGATGAAGGCGATAAGGACGAATAG
- a CDS encoding YihY family inner membrane protein has translation MQQTHGKPTRKAREAAQELGNLEGILVHLRCFWQALVNTINHDGVEHAGYLAFLGLLSLFPFLVLLVTFAGMLGEQDIGLSFVTLITRNLPKHVVDALMPRVHEIVSGPPQGILTIAILGAMWTASSIVEGLRTILNRAYRVHTPPAYPLRRLLSIVQLLMVMVIVISGMIILVVAPIALHWLEELLHVTLPFQFKAVSAIFTIVMMWMAVASVYYVLPNLRQRFVATLPGALLAVALWVLSGWLLTFYLSQFQQINLIYGSLGGIIASLLFFYMTGLAVIYGAEFNYLMEELYEQPHVEKIKAGKTNKTKT, from the coding sequence ATGCAGCAAACGCATGGCAAACCAACCAGGAAAGCGCGCGAGGCCGCCCAGGAACTGGGCAATCTTGAAGGCATTCTGGTGCACCTGCGCTGCTTCTGGCAGGCCTTGGTCAACACCATCAATCACGACGGCGTGGAGCATGCCGGATACCTGGCCTTTTTAGGTCTTCTCTCCCTATTCCCCTTTCTGGTGCTGCTGGTGACATTCGCCGGGATGCTGGGAGAACAGGATATCGGCCTGTCCTTCGTTACCCTCATCACCCGCAACCTGCCTAAACATGTGGTGGACGCGCTCATGCCCCGCGTGCATGAAATCGTTTCCGGCCCGCCACAGGGTATTCTGACGATCGCCATCCTCGGCGCCATGTGGACGGCCTCCTCCATCGTGGAAGGCCTGCGCACCATCCTTAACCGTGCTTACCGTGTGCATACGCCGCCGGCCTACCCGTTGCGCCGCCTGCTGTCCATCGTCCAGCTTCTGATGGTGATGGTGATCGTCATCAGCGGCATGATCATCCTTGTAGTAGCACCCATCGCCCTGCACTGGCTCGAGGAATTGCTGCACGTTACGCTGCCGTTCCAGTTTAAGGCCGTCAGTGCCATTTTCACCATTGTCATGATGTGGATGGCCGTAGCCTCAGTCTATTATGTTTTGCCCAACCTGCGTCAACGCTTTGTGGCAACGCTGCCCGGCGCGCTGCTGGCCGTCGCCTTGTGGGTATTAAGCGGCTGGCTGCTGACCTTCTACCTATCCCAATTCCAACAGATCAACCTGATCTACGGAAGCCTTGGCGGCATCATCGCCTCGCTTCTCTTTTTCTACATGACGGGGCTGGCCGTCATTTACGGCGCGGAATTCAATTACCTGATGGAAGAGCTCTACGAGCAGCCGCACGTGGAAAAAATCAAGGCAGGCAAAACAAACAAAACTAAAACATGA
- the rpoH gene encoding RNA polymerase sigma factor RpoH: MASLALPVIASGSGLERYIRDVQKFPMLEAQEEYMLARRYLDHGDMEAAHRMVTSHLRLVVKIASGFRGYGLPFAEMVSEGNIGLMHAVKRFDPEKGFRLSTYAMWWIKAAIQEYILRSWSLVKVGASQAHKKLFFNLNRIKHRIRAADDGNLTHEQVSQIANELGVDEEDVVAMNHRMIASDRPLNATMGGDSDTQWMDVLPDERDNQEVMLGEYQEATQRQNKLRDALGQLNERERDILSGRRLTDPAVTLEELSQKYGISRERVRQIENRAFEKLQALVAPQVKALPAPKA; encoded by the coding sequence ATGGCTAGTCTAGCACTGCCGGTGATTGCTTCTGGGTCGGGGCTCGAGCGTTATATACGCGACGTGCAAAAATTTCCGATGCTGGAAGCGCAGGAAGAATACATGCTGGCCCGCCGTTATCTTGACCACGGCGACATGGAAGCCGCGCACCGTATGGTGACCAGCCATCTGCGCCTGGTGGTAAAAATCGCGAGCGGGTTTCGCGGGTATGGATTGCCGTTTGCCGAGATGGTCTCGGAGGGCAATATCGGCCTGATGCATGCAGTGAAGCGCTTTGACCCCGAGAAGGGTTTCCGCCTTTCCACTTATGCGATGTGGTGGATCAAGGCGGCCATTCAGGAATATATCCTTCGTTCCTGGTCGCTGGTGAAGGTTGGTGCATCGCAGGCGCATAAAAAGCTGTTCTTCAATCTCAACCGTATCAAGCACCGCATCCGCGCGGCGGATGACGGCAACCTGACGCATGAGCAGGTGAGCCAGATTGCCAACGAACTGGGTGTGGATGAGGAAGATGTGGTGGCGATGAACCACCGCATGATCGCTTCCGACCGTCCGCTGAACGCTACCATGGGTGGCGACAGCGATACGCAATGGATGGATGTGCTGCCGGATGAGCGCGATAACCAGGAAGTGATGCTGGGCGAGTATCAGGAAGCCACGCAGCGGCAGAACAAACTGCGCGACGCGCTTGGCCAGCTGAATGAGCGGGAGCGCGACATCCTTAGCGGCCGCCGTTTAACGGACCCCGCCGTGACACTGGAAGAGCTCAGCCAGAAATACGGCATTTCCCGCGAGCGGGTGCGTCAGATTGAAAACCGCGCGTTCGAGAAGCTTCAGGCGCTGGTGGCGCCGCAGGTCAAAGCATTGCCCGCGCCAAAGGCTTAA
- the thiD gene encoding bifunctional hydroxymethylpyrimidine kinase/phosphomethylpyrimidine kinase, which yields MTGRVLIVAGSDSGGGAGIQADIKAVTMQGAYAATAITALTAQNTLGVQGVMAVPASFVRQQMESVLDDIGADCIKTGMLLNHDIIDAAADVLETRAPIPVVLDPVMVAKGGARLLKPEAEAALIQRLLPRASLLTPNIPEAEALTGLRITTEEDAHAALKALLNMGPKAVLLKGGHLPGAVLKDRLLTAQGDYHVWEGERIDTVHTHGTGCTLASAISAHLSRGESIVNAVQNARNYVASAIRHAPGFGSGHGPLGHGWILQTV from the coding sequence ATGACAGGGCGCGTATTGATCGTAGCCGGATCGGACTCAGGCGGCGGGGCGGGTATTCAGGCGGATATCAAGGCTGTGACGATGCAGGGAGCTTATGCGGCAACGGCCATCACAGCGCTGACGGCACAGAACACGCTGGGTGTGCAGGGCGTGATGGCCGTGCCGGCTTCCTTCGTGCGTCAACAGATGGAAAGCGTGCTTGATGATATCGGTGCCGATTGCATCAAGACCGGTATGCTGCTTAACCATGACATCATTGATGCAGCGGCAGATGTGCTGGAAACGCGAGCCCCCATTCCCGTGGTGCTGGACCCGGTCATGGTGGCAAAAGGCGGAGCCCGTTTGCTGAAGCCGGAAGCCGAAGCAGCATTGATCCAGCGGCTTTTGCCGCGTGCCAGTCTACTAACACCCAATATTCCGGAAGCGGAAGCGCTGACGGGATTGCGCATCACCACGGAGGAAGATGCGCATGCCGCGCTGAAGGCATTGCTGAATATGGGCCCCAAAGCCGTGCTGCTTAAAGGGGGGCACCTGCCTGGAGCCGTACTGAAGGACAGGCTGCTGACCGCACAGGGTGATTATCATGTCTGGGAAGGCGAGCGCATTGATACGGTGCATACGCATGGAACCGGCTGCACGCTGGCTTCTGCCATTTCGGCGCATTTATCGAGGGGAGAATCCATTGTTAACGCCGTTCAAAATGCGCGAAATTATGTTGCTTCCGCCATTCGTCACGCTCCCGGGTTTGGTTCGGGTCATGGGCCGCTTGGGCATGGATGGATATTACAGACGGTTTAG
- the rlmJ gene encoding 23S rRNA (adenine(2030)-N(6))-methyltransferase RlmJ produces MNYRHLFHAGNRADVMKHAVLALALTRLAAKDKPFRFIDTHGGIGLYDLQADAARKTLEAEGGVKALWRHRHEAPEAFAPYLSAIAGINAADDCRYYPGSPAVALSQLRAADKAIINELHPDDAHSLASWARHDKRLKITRQDAWAALVSLVPPPEKRGLVLIDPPFEKTTEWNDLVTAMEKALPRWNGGSYLIWYPIKMNSSEDQAIAALGAIPKLPESWRMEWCWQSQNEPGLSGNGLVLVNPPYPLVDSLQKILTWLHDTLGSQTGRISLNRL; encoded by the coding sequence ATGAATTACCGGCACCTATTCCACGCGGGCAACCGCGCCGATGTCATGAAGCACGCCGTGTTGGCGCTGGCATTAACACGGCTGGCCGCGAAAGATAAACCCTTCCGTTTCATCGACACCCATGGCGGCATCGGCCTTTACGACCTGCAGGCGGATGCCGCCCGAAAAACGCTCGAAGCCGAAGGCGGCGTCAAGGCCTTGTGGCGCCATCGCCATGAGGCCCCGGAAGCATTCGCGCCCTATCTTTCGGCCATAGCCGGGATAAATGCCGCCGATGATTGCCGGTATTACCCCGGCTCACCTGCCGTCGCATTATCGCAGCTGCGGGCGGCGGACAAAGCCATTATCAATGAACTCCATCCGGATGATGCCCATTCCCTTGCATCCTGGGCCAGGCACGACAAACGCCTCAAAATCACCCGACAGGATGCATGGGCGGCCCTCGTCTCTCTTGTACCTCCGCCTGAAAAGCGCGGGCTGGTCCTGATCGATCCGCCCTTTGAGAAAACAACCGAGTGGAACGACCTCGTGACGGCGATGGAAAAAGCCCTGCCCCGCTGGAATGGCGGCAGCTATCTGATTTGGTACCCAATTAAAATGAATAGTAGCGAAGATCAGGCCATTGCGGCCCTTGGGGCCATACCGAAACTTCCGGAAAGCTGGCGCATGGAATGGTGCTGGCAAAGCCAGAATGAACCCGGTCTCAGCGGCAACGGATTGGTACTGGTCAACCCACCATATCCACTGGTGGATTCCTTACAGAAAATCCTCACCTGGCTGCATGACACGCTGGGCAGCCAGACAGGGCGTATATCCCTAAACCGTCTGTAA
- the radA gene encoding DNA repair protein RadA, with translation MAKPQSFYSCNACGSVQSRWAGQCPACGEWNTLVEEAIDAKPKSMQFKKGKGVERVALSAAGDDTPRTLTGIGELDRVLGGGLVAGSAVLVGGDPGIGKSTLLLQMAHKLAMGGHSCWMVSGEESIRQISLRAKRLGVSNEQVGDNLQLSASGQLRDILATLEGPDAPAVLIIDSIQTMYLDSLDAAPGTVSQVRACANELIRATKKRHTALILVGHVTKDGQIAGPRVLEHMVDSVLYFEGERGHNYRILRGVKNRFGGTDEIGVFEMADSGLREVNNPSSLFLSDRKQDVSGCVVFAGMEGSRPLLVEIQALVAPSVMATPRRAVVGWDQNRLAMLLAVLEARGGVRLSDKEVYLNVTGGFKVNEPAADLAVAAAIVSAMLDKPISPDTVLFGEIGLSGEIRPVAHMDRRAREAAKLGFHHAIMPPVTKGSSTGIATREVEDIHSLLTALEQPAKWKASA, from the coding sequence ATGGCAAAACCCCAAAGCTTTTATTCCTGCAACGCCTGTGGCTCCGTCCAGTCCCGCTGGGCAGGCCAGTGCCCTGCCTGCGGCGAGTGGAACACGCTGGTGGAAGAAGCCATCGACGCCAAGCCCAAATCCATGCAGTTCAAAAAAGGCAAGGGCGTGGAGCGTGTAGCCTTAAGCGCTGCGGGTGATGACACGCCGCGCACCCTCACCGGCATTGGCGAGCTCGACCGCGTGCTGGGCGGCGGCCTTGTCGCGGGCTCGGCCGTGCTGGTGGGCGGCGATCCCGGCATCGGCAAATCCACCCTGCTGCTGCAAATGGCGCACAAGCTCGCCATGGGCGGCCATAGCTGCTGGATGGTCTCGGGCGAGGAATCCATCCGCCAGATTTCGCTGCGCGCCAAGCGCCTCGGCGTCTCCAACGAGCAGGTCGGCGACAACCTCCAGCTCTCCGCCAGCGGGCAGTTACGTGACATCCTCGCCACGCTGGAAGGGCCGGACGCACCCGCCGTCCTCATCATCGACTCCATCCAGACCATGTATCTGGATTCGCTCGATGCCGCCCCCGGCACGGTCTCGCAGGTGCGTGCCTGCGCCAATGAACTGATCCGCGCCACCAAAAAGCGTCACACCGCCCTTATCCTCGTTGGCCATGTCACCAAAGACGGCCAGATCGCCGGCCCCCGCGTGCTGGAACATATGGTGGATTCCGTCCTCTATTTCGAAGGCGAGCGCGGCCACAATTACCGCATCCTGCGCGGCGTGAAAAACCGTTTCGGCGGCACCGACGAAATCGGCGTGTTCGAGATGGCCGACAGCGGCCTGCGCGAGGTCAACAACCCCTCCTCCCTCTTTCTCAGCGACCGCAAGCAGGATGTCAGCGGCTGTGTCGTCTTTGCTGGGATGGAAGGCAGCCGACCGCTGCTGGTGGAGATTCAGGCGCTCGTTGCGCCAAGCGTCATGGCCACTCCCCGCCGCGCCGTCGTCGGATGGGACCAAAACCGCCTCGCCATGCTGCTCGCCGTGCTGGAAGCCCGCGGCGGCGTGCGCCTGAGCGACAAGGAAGTCTATTTAAACGTCACCGGCGGCTTTAAGGTAAACGAACCCGCGGCCGACCTCGCAGTCGCTGCCGCCATCGTCTCCGCCATGCTGGATAAGCCCATCAGCCCGGACACGGTACTGTTCGGTGAAATCGGCCTCTCCGGCGAAATCCGCCCCGTCGCCCACATGGATCGCCGTGCGCGTGAAGCCGCCAAGCTCGGCTTTCATCATGCCATTATGCCGCCTGTTACCAAAGGCAGCAGCACGGGCATCGCCACGCGCGAGGTGGAGGACATCCACAGCCTGCTCACCGCGCTGGAACAACCCGCCAAATGGAAAGCAAGCGCCTAA
- the ispG gene encoding flavodoxin-dependent (E)-4-hydroxy-3-methylbut-2-enyl-diphosphate synthase encodes MLGVLMVALQPVVRHKTHGVKVGNVMVGGDAPVRVQSMTNTDTADVASTVKQVAELARAGSEIVRLTVNNEDAAKAVPHVREKLGAMGVFVPLVGDFHYNGHRLLSDYPDMAKALDKYRINPGNVGFGQKKDPQFSIMVEKAIEYNKPVRIGVNWGSLDQELATKLMDDNAKLAEPLPADAVMREALVQSCLISADKAVELGLPVEQIILSAKVSRVQDLIAVYRALAQRSHYCLHLGLTEAGMGSKGIVASTAALSQLLQEGIGDTIRISLTPEPGAPREKEVVVAQEILQAMGLREFLPSVTACPGCGRTTSDYFQKLAKNIDDYLRAQMPVWKSRYPGVEGLKVAVMGCIVNGPGESKHADIGISLPGTGESPVAPVFIDGQKVATLRGDQIAEEFQVMVNEYIEKRFGRQQAA; translated from the coding sequence ATGCTTGGAGTCCTTATGGTCGCGTTACAGCCGGTTGTCCGGCATAAGACGCATGGTGTGAAGGTTGGGAACGTCATGGTTGGTGGCGATGCGCCCGTGCGTGTGCAGTCCATGACCAATACGGACACGGCGGATGTGGCTTCCACGGTGAAGCAGGTGGCCGAGCTGGCACGCGCAGGCAGCGAGATTGTGCGGCTGACGGTGAATAATGAAGATGCCGCCAAAGCCGTGCCGCATGTGCGTGAAAAGCTGGGTGCCATGGGCGTGTTCGTGCCGCTGGTGGGAGATTTTCATTATAACGGCCACCGGCTGCTGAGTGATTATCCGGATATGGCCAAGGCGCTGGATAAATACCGCATCAATCCCGGCAATGTGGGATTCGGGCAGAAGAAAGACCCGCAATTCTCCATCATGGTGGAAAAGGCGATTGAATATAACAAGCCGGTGCGCATTGGCGTGAACTGGGGCTCGCTGGATCAGGAGCTGGCGACCAAGCTGATGGATGATAATGCGAAGCTGGCGGAGCCGCTGCCTGCGGATGCCGTGATGCGCGAGGCGCTGGTGCAGTCCTGCCTGATCAGTGCGGATAAGGCGGTAGAGCTTGGGTTGCCGGTGGAGCAGATCATCCTTTCCGCCAAGGTGAGCCGGGTGCAGGATTTGATTGCGGTGTATCGCGCGCTGGCACAGCGTTCCCATTATTGCCTGCATCTTGGGCTGACGGAAGCGGGCATGGGCAGCAAGGGCATTGTGGCTTCCACGGCAGCCTTGTCGCAACTGCTGCAGGAAGGGATTGGCGACACGATCCGTATTTCCCTGACACCCGAGCCGGGCGCGCCGCGTGAGAAGGAAGTAGTGGTGGCGCAGGAGATACTGCAGGCAATGGGCCTCAGGGAATTTTTGCCAAGCGTAACGGCTTGCCCGGGCTGCGGGCGCACTACGAGCGATTATTTTCAGAAGCTCGCCAAAAATATTGATGATTATCTGCGCGCGCAGATGCCGGTGTGGAAAAGCCGGTATCCCGGCGTGGAAGGGCTGAAAGTGGCGGTGATGGGCTGTATCGTCAATGGACCGGGAGAGAGTAAACATGCCGATATCGGCATCAGCCTGCCGGGAACAGGGGAAAGCCCGGTGGCGCCTGTATTCATTGACGGTCAGAAAGTGGCCACCCTGCGGGGTGACCAGATTGCCGAAGAATTTCAGGTGATGGTTAATGAATATATTGAAAAACGCTTTGGGCGGCAGCAGGCTGCTTAA